A single window of Deinococcus seoulensis DNA harbors:
- a CDS encoding YdcF family protein, which yields MRSRGATLTLLPLAVAALLVAGFVLTPNLRVPNATTPHPTLVVLGAAQYAGKPSPAFQRRLDHALTLYRAGGVQRVVVTGGRRDGDPYTEGGVGTAYLARHGVPTGDLIAEERSRTTVQNLQNARAALPPHTPLTLVTDEAHAPRALALARAIGLNANVSASPLSPQVNRSYLLREKVALAAYSLIGIRL from the coding sequence ATGCGTTCCCGGGGCGCCACCCTCACCCTGCTGCCACTGGCCGTGGCGGCCCTGCTCGTTGCAGGATTCGTCCTGACACCCAACCTCCGCGTCCCGAACGCCACCACCCCCCACCCCACCCTGGTCGTCCTGGGCGCCGCGCAGTACGCCGGGAAACCCAGCCCCGCCTTCCAGCGCCGCCTGGACCACGCCCTGACCCTCTACCGCGCCGGAGGCGTGCAGCGGGTCGTCGTCACGGGCGGCCGCCGCGACGGCGACCCCTACACCGAAGGCGGCGTCGGCACTGCCTACCTCGCCCGCCACGGCGTGCCCACGGGCGACCTGATCGCCGAGGAACGCAGCCGCACCACCGTGCAGAACCTCCAGAACGCCCGCGCCGCCCTGCCCCCCCACACCCCCCTGACCCTTGTCACCGACGAGGCCCACGCCCCCCGCGCCCTCGCCCTGGCCCGCGCCATCGGCCTGAACGCCAACGTCAGCGCCAGCCCCCTCAGCCCCCAGGTAAACCGCTCGTACCTGCTGCGCGAGAAAGTCGCCCTGGCCGCCTACTCCCTGATCGGCATCCGACTGTAG
- the topA gene encoding type I DNA topoisomerase, with protein sequence MPRTLVIVESPAKARTIEKYLGKGYAVESSIGHIRDLPKSAADIPEKYKGKAWARLGLDVEHDFQPLYVVSPEKKAHVAKLRKLAAEADEIILATDDDREGESIAWHLFQELNPKVPVKRMVFHEITREAIQAAIAAPRQIDTNLVEAQEARRALDRLYGYEVSPVLWKKVKPKLSAGRVQSVATRMLVERERERMRFVSASWWDLLVTGKTADEQTFPARLTDVAGPDGQMQKLALGRDFDPLTGRLKAGVTARLLSEAEARALADGLTGQPLTVTSAEEKPFTQRPYPPFITSTLQQEGSRKLGFAATRTMRAAQRLYEQGYITYMRTDSTNLSTEAVTAARTQVTQMYGPSYLSPQPRVYAKKAKNAQEAHEAIRPAGSAFRTPESLRAELSGDEWRLYDLIWKRTVACQMADARGRSLRVRLGGQTKAGEVVALSASGRTIDFPGFLRAYVEGSDDPSAALEDRETPLPPLKEGERVTAESVKPEGHDTQPPARYTEASLVQSLEGAGIGRPSTYASILGTIQDRGYATKKGQALVPSWTAFATSALLEHHFASLVDYDFTAKMEEDLDDIAGGRAQRVPYLRRFYLGDDGEGMALRPLIDRQMGEIDARSIATINVPRLEGTGIEVRVGRYGPYMERGEQKANLPEDMAPDELTAGKAEEIMARPSGERPLGVDPDTGLPVVARAGRYGPYVTLGDTNPPVRTASLFPTDDLDTLSLERALKLLSLPRLVGTSGGEEVWALNGKYGPYLKRGTDSRSLTSHEHLFEVGIQEAEALFLQPRFGKGRVAAPPLQTFEIEGRAPILLKSGRFGPYLTDGERNATLRKGEDEGTLSAERALEILEERGKEPKKKPGKASPKKAAAKAPAKAGAKKPAASKASAGKTSTGKAAAKKPAAKAAPAKATFTWAQLKAHLGVLSAQEQQLVTATREQGRKVEEVAPELGLDVKKAKGMALQASKKLNQAARGE encoded by the coding sequence ATGCCCAGAACCCTTGTCATTGTCGAGTCGCCTGCCAAAGCCCGCACCATCGAGAAGTACCTCGGAAAGGGGTACGCGGTGGAGTCTTCCATCGGGCACATCCGCGACCTGCCGAAAAGTGCGGCGGACATCCCGGAGAAGTACAAGGGGAAAGCCTGGGCGCGCCTTGGTCTGGATGTCGAGCATGACTTTCAGCCGCTGTACGTCGTGTCGCCCGAGAAGAAGGCGCACGTGGCGAAACTGCGTAAGCTGGCGGCCGAGGCGGACGAGATCATCCTGGCGACCGACGATGACCGCGAGGGTGAGAGCATCGCGTGGCACCTGTTTCAGGAACTGAACCCGAAGGTGCCGGTCAAGCGGATGGTGTTCCACGAGATCACCAGGGAAGCCATTCAGGCCGCGATTGCCGCGCCGCGCCAGATTGACACGAACCTCGTGGAGGCGCAGGAGGCCCGCCGCGCCCTGGACCGCCTGTACGGCTACGAGGTCAGTCCGGTCCTGTGGAAGAAGGTCAAGCCGAAGCTCTCGGCGGGCCGCGTGCAGAGCGTGGCGACCCGCATGCTGGTGGAACGCGAACGCGAACGCATGCGCTTTGTCAGTGCGTCGTGGTGGGACCTGCTGGTCACGGGGAAGACGGCGGACGAGCAGACCTTCCCGGCCCGCCTGACCGACGTGGCTGGCCCCGACGGACAGATGCAGAAGCTGGCGCTGGGCCGTGACTTCGACCCGCTGACCGGACGGCTGAAAGCGGGCGTGACGGCCCGGTTGCTGAGCGAGGCCGAGGCCCGCGCCCTGGCCGACGGCCTGACCGGGCAGCCGCTGACGGTCACGAGCGCCGAGGAGAAACCCTTCACGCAGCGCCCGTACCCGCCGTTCATCACGTCCACGTTGCAGCAGGAGGGGAGCCGCAAGCTGGGCTTCGCCGCCACGCGCACCATGCGCGCCGCGCAGCGCCTGTACGAGCAGGGCTACATCACGTACATGCGCACCGACAGCACCAACCTGAGCACCGAGGCGGTCACGGCCGCCCGCACGCAGGTCACGCAGATGTACGGCCCCAGTTACCTGTCGCCGCAGCCGCGCGTGTACGCCAAGAAAGCCAAGAACGCCCAGGAGGCCCACGAGGCGATCCGCCCGGCCGGAAGTGCCTTCCGCACGCCCGAGAGCCTGCGCGCCGAACTGAGCGGCGACGAGTGGCGCCTGTACGACCTGATCTGGAAACGCACCGTCGCCTGCCAGATGGCCGACGCGCGCGGCCGCAGCCTGCGCGTGCGCCTGGGCGGACAGACGAAGGCGGGCGAGGTGGTCGCCCTGAGCGCCTCGGGCCGCACCATCGACTTCCCCGGCTTCCTGCGCGCCTACGTGGAGGGCAGCGACGACCCCAGCGCCGCGCTGGAAGACCGCGAGACGCCCCTGCCGCCCCTGAAGGAAGGCGAGCGCGTCACCGCCGAGAGCGTCAAGCCCGAGGGTCACGACACGCAGCCCCCCGCCCGCTACACCGAGGCGTCACTGGTGCAGTCGCTGGAAGGCGCGGGCATCGGCCGCCCCAGCACGTACGCCAGCATCCTGGGCACCATTCAGGACCGTGGGTACGCCACCAAGAAAGGGCAGGCGCTGGTGCCGTCCTGGACGGCCTTCGCCACCAGCGCGCTGCTGGAACACCACTTCGCGTCGCTGGTGGACTACGACTTCACCGCCAAGATGGAAGAGGACCTCGACGACATCGCGGGCGGCCGCGCCCAGCGGGTGCCGTACCTGCGGCGCTTCTACCTGGGTGACGACGGCGAGGGCATGGCCCTGCGGCCCCTGATCGACCGGCAGATGGGCGAGATCGACGCGCGCAGCATCGCCACCATCAACGTGCCCCGACTGGAAGGCACCGGCATCGAGGTCCGCGTGGGCCGCTACGGGCCGTACATGGAACGCGGCGAGCAGAAAGCCAACCTGCCCGAGGACATGGCCCCCGACGAACTGACCGCCGGGAAGGCCGAGGAGATCATGGCCCGCCCCAGCGGCGAACGCCCCCTGGGCGTGGACCCCGACACCGGCCTGCCCGTCGTGGCCCGCGCCGGACGCTACGGCCCGTACGTGACGCTGGGCGACACCAACCCCCCGGTGCGCACTGCCAGCCTGTTCCCCACCGACGACCTGGACACCCTGAGCCTGGAACGCGCCCTGAAACTCCTGAGCCTGCCCCGACTGGTCGGCACGAGCGGCGGCGAGGAAGTCTGGGCGCTGAACGGCAAGTACGGCCCGTACCTCAAGCGCGGCACCGACAGCCGCAGCCTGACCAGCCACGAGCACCTGTTCGAGGTCGGCATCCAGGAGGCCGAGGCGCTGTTCCTGCAACCCCGCTTCGGGAAGGGCCGCGTGGCCGCCCCGCCCCTCCAGACCTTCGAGATCGAGGGCCGCGCGCCCATCCTGCTGAAATCCGGCCGGTTCGGACCGTACCTGACCGACGGGGAACGCAACGCCACGCTGCGCAAGGGCGAGGACGAGGGCACCCTGAGCGCCGAACGCGCCCTGGAAATCCTGGAGGAACGCGGCAAGGAACCGAAGAAGAAACCCGGCAAGGCCAGCCCCAAGAAAGCGGCCGCCAAAGCCCCGGCCAAGGCGGGTGCCAAGAAACCCGCCGCCAGCAAGGCCAGCGCTGGCAAGACCAGTACCGGAAAGGCGGCTGCCAAGAAACCCGCCGCGAAGGCCGCGCCCGCCAAGGCGACCTTCACCTGGGCGCAACTCAAGGCCCACCTGGGCGTCCTGAGTGCCCAGGAACAGCAACTCGTGACCGCCACCCGCGAACAGGGCCGCAAGGTCGAGGAAGTGGCCCCCGAACTGGGCCTGGACGTCAAGAAAGCCAAGGGCATGGCGTTGCAGGCCAGCAAGAAACTGAACCAGGCGGCGCGCGGAGAATAA
- a CDS encoding acyl-CoA thioesterase yields the protein MTRPVPHTRAEYPYHHPTPTRWADNDVYGHVNNVTYYAYFDTAVNAYLAARGALDIHAGAVIGLVVESGCAYFAPAAFPESLSVGLRVGRLGSSSVRYELAVFREGDDVACAQGHFVHVYVDRDTRRPAPLPPVLRVALEALQPG from the coding sequence ATGACCCGCCCCGTCCCGCACACCCGCGCCGAGTACCCATACCACCACCCCACCCCGACCCGCTGGGCGGATAACGACGTGTACGGGCACGTGAACAACGTGACGTACTACGCATACTTCGATACGGCTGTGAACGCCTACCTCGCGGCGCGCGGCGCGCTGGACATTCACGCCGGAGCGGTGATCGGGCTGGTCGTCGAGAGCGGCTGCGCGTACTTCGCGCCCGCCGCGTTCCCCGAATCCCTCAGCGTGGGCCTGCGCGTGGGCCGCCTGGGCAGCAGCAGCGTCCGTTACGAACTGGCCGTGTTCCGCGAAGGGGACGATGTGGCCTGCGCGCAGGGGCATTTCGTGCACGTGTACGTGGACCGCGACACCCGCCGCCCCGCGCCCCTGCCCCCCGTCCTGCGCGTCGCGCTGGAAGCCCTGCAACCCGGCTGA
- a CDS encoding SRPBCC family protein, with the protein MSESISIKQTIVVRARPDVLYRLALEPRRRVKWDPNLAKADYEGENARLANNALVRFKFTRRLLGLSFTAKYGQLQAPQRGGWESVRNVGPLEKLTQGWTFKPMPGGTEVTLTLNARVMYRWIRTPIERVLHNMVATTLLELQRSVDAQGAQLLEDMGREMQERQKAEQKAAKEAAKAAKKKR; encoded by the coding sequence ATGTCCGAGTCCATCAGTATCAAGCAGACCATCGTGGTCAGGGCCCGTCCGGACGTGCTGTACCGGCTGGCGCTGGAGCCCAGGCGGCGCGTCAAGTGGGACCCCAACCTCGCGAAAGCCGATTATGAGGGCGAGAATGCCCGGCTGGCGAACAACGCGCTGGTGCGGTTCAAGTTCACGCGCCGCCTGCTGGGCCTGAGTTTCACTGCGAAGTACGGGCAGTTGCAGGCGCCGCAGCGGGGCGGCTGGGAGAGCGTGCGGAACGTGGGGCCGCTGGAGAAACTCACGCAGGGCTGGACGTTCAAACCCATGCCCGGCGGGACCGAGGTGACCCTGACCCTGAATGCCCGCGTGATGTACCGCTGGATCAGGACGCCCATCGAGCGGGTGCTGCACAACATGGTCGCCACGACCCTGCTGGAATTGCAGCGCAGCGTGGACGCCCAGGGCGCGCAACTGCTTGAGGACATGGGCCGCGAGATGCAGGAGCGTCAGAAGGCCGAGCAGAAAGCCGCGAAGGAGGCGGCGAAGGCCGCGAAGAAGAAACGCTGA
- a CDS encoding PIG-L deacetylase family protein has translation MRIMAVFAHPDDEIGCMGTLAKHAARGDEVMLVWTTLGELASQFGDAPHAEVTRVRREHGAWVAAQIGAQHHFFDMGDSRMTGGRGEALQLARLYARFRPNAVITWSDDHPHPDHRMTAKIAFDAITLARIPKIVNEVGGGAAMPPAPDLSGDDAIESGEDVRRLDAWREPVRFYQYYAPASPYPEVSVDITDTIDVAGRVMEYYHDFYRWQWTKEQFLEGRAGVGRLTGVRYAERFNLRVSQLPARAYLD, from the coding sequence ATGCGGATCATGGCTGTGTTTGCGCACCCGGACGACGAGATCGGGTGCATGGGGACCCTGGCGAAACACGCGGCGCGTGGCGACGAGGTCATGCTGGTCTGGACGACACTGGGCGAACTGGCCAGTCAGTTCGGGGACGCGCCGCACGCGGAGGTCACGCGGGTGCGCCGCGAGCACGGCGCGTGGGTGGCGGCGCAGATCGGGGCGCAGCATCACTTCTTCGACATGGGGGACAGCCGCATGACCGGCGGGCGGGGCGAGGCGCTGCAACTGGCGCGGCTGTACGCGCGGTTCCGGCCGAACGCCGTGATCACCTGGAGTGACGATCACCCGCACCCGGATCACCGCATGACCGCGAAGATCGCCTTCGACGCGATCACGCTGGCCCGCATTCCGAAGATCGTGAACGAGGTGGGCGGCGGGGCCGCCATGCCGCCCGCGCCGGACCTGAGCGGCGACGACGCCATCGAGAGCGGCGAGGACGTGCGCCGCCTGGATGCGTGGCGGGAACCCGTGCGCTTCTACCAGTACTACGCGCCGGCCAGTCCGTACCCGGAGGTCAGCGTGGACATCACGGACACCATCGACGTGGCGGGGCGTGTGATGGAGTACTACCACGACTTCTACCGCTGGCAGTGGACGAAAGAGCAGTTTCTGGAGGGCCGCGCGGGCGTGGGACGGCTGACGGGCGTGCGCTACGCCGAGCGTTTCAACCTGCGTGTGTCGCAGCTGCCGGCGCGGGCCTACTTGGACTGA
- a CDS encoding DUF4870 domain-containing protein, which translates to MSRSLPVIPESDRTAAIVTHLSPLAGFVLPTLGNVLGPLVAWLAFRDRSGALDEQGKEALNFQLSFWLYGLVVGVLAFILFSAGLIGGAVGAAAGTPDLGTLAFLGTFGAFFLFFLPVMAVLGLVPFVFMLVAVVRVSAGQPYRYPLSIRFLR; encoded by the coding sequence ATGAGCCGTTCCCTGCCTGTCATTCCGGAATCCGACCGTACTGCGGCGATCGTCACGCACCTGTCGCCGCTGGCGGGGTTTGTGCTGCCGACCCTGGGGAACGTGCTGGGGCCGCTGGTGGCGTGGCTGGCGTTCCGGGACCGCAGCGGCGCGCTGGACGAGCAGGGGAAGGAAGCCCTGAACTTTCAGCTGAGTTTCTGGCTGTACGGGCTGGTGGTGGGGGTGCTGGCGTTCATTCTGTTCAGCGCGGGTCTGATCGGTGGGGCGGTGGGGGCGGCGGCGGGGACGCCGGACCTGGGGACGCTGGCGTTCCTGGGGACGTTCGGGGCGTTCTTCCTGTTCTTCCTGCCGGTGATGGCGGTGCTGGGGTTGGTGCCGTTCGTGTTCATGCTGGTGGCGGTCGTGCGGGTCAGTGCGGGGCAGCCGTACCGGTACCCGCTGAGCATCCGCTTCCTGCGCTGA
- the rnhA gene encoding ribonuclease HI, whose protein sequence is MSRPHQPQSAARKAQAAARDRQPLPAGIQPAQPVVGDHVELYSDGACDTQAGHGGWATILNCKGRELVLSGNEEGTTNNRMELRGLLEGLKVLKRPCHVTVVTDSQYLRKAFTDGWILNWQRNGWKTAAKDPVKNQDLWEELIAQARTHALTFVWVKGHAGHGENERVDELAVQERKKLRQK, encoded by the coding sequence ATGTCGCGCCCGCACCAACCCCAGTCCGCCGCGCGCAAAGCGCAGGCCGCCGCGCGTGACCGCCAGCCCCTCCCGGCCGGCATTCAACCCGCGCAACCCGTGGTGGGCGACCACGTCGAACTGTACAGCGACGGCGCCTGCGACACCCAGGCCGGACACGGCGGCTGGGCCACCATCCTCAACTGCAAAGGCCGCGAACTCGTCCTCAGCGGAAACGAGGAAGGCACCACCAACAACCGCATGGAACTGCGCGGCCTGCTTGAAGGCCTGAAAGTCCTCAAACGCCCCTGCCACGTCACGGTCGTCACCGACAGCCAGTACCTCCGCAAGGCCTTCACGGACGGCTGGATCCTGAACTGGCAACGCAACGGCTGGAAAACCGCGGCCAAGGACCCCGTGAAAAACCAGGACCTCTGGGAAGAACTGATCGCGCAGGCCAGAACGCACGCCCTGACGTTCGTGTGGGTCAAGGGCCACGCCGGGCACGGCGAGAACGAACGCGTCGACGAACTCGCCGTGCAGGAACGCAAGAAACTCCGGCAGAAGTAG
- a CDS encoding GNAT family N-acetyltransferase: MLRLHTPLTPETDALLARAMYPDPARVQATLRRYRTDPDWQLHTWEVGGLPVSAAGLTINGDAGTVQHLGTHPDHARQGHARALLHSLMTALNLGTLSADTDGDATDFYRRSGFRIQELPSPWGRRYCCTLAR; encoded by the coding sequence ATGCTGCGCCTCCACACCCCGCTCACCCCAGAGACCGACGCGCTGCTGGCCCGCGCGATGTACCCGGACCCCGCCCGCGTTCAGGCCACCCTGCGCCGCTACCGCACCGACCCGGACTGGCAACTGCACACCTGGGAGGTCGGCGGCCTGCCCGTCAGCGCGGCGGGCCTGACCATCAATGGCGACGCAGGCACCGTGCAGCACCTCGGCACGCACCCCGACCACGCCCGGCAGGGCCACGCCCGCGCCCTCCTGCACAGCCTGATGACCGCCCTGAACCTGGGCACCCTGAGCGCCGACACCGACGGGGACGCCACCGACTTCTACCGCCGCAGCGGCTTCCGCATTCAGGAACTCCCCAGCCCCTGGGGCCGCCGATACTGCTGCACCCTGGCGCGCTGA
- a CDS encoding MFS transporter: protein MTLPPVAPLPDPPALSDAARWRTFLWLWGSQALSVLGGGLSAFAMNIYLTQSRFPLEAQKPELAAALALTGLGWGAAAILGAPLAGALADRWNRRRMMITCDLLGALLLVLGVLMVTLGTPPVWLLTLFTAGLGLVGTFHGSAFDTSYSSLVTRDRLPRANGLMQTLWSLSGLLSPALAALLIGLPALARQGEVPLLAGALAGLPDGVALALGIDAASFLLAALVVSRLHWPQPHRRDGGSARPSLAQDMRFGWSFIGRRPALLHLLLTFAGVNLLTSGVGVLHPLLVRFTLGVPADGTAAALATVWTALSAGGLLGGLLVSVTGGLKRRRVLGVLLPMIAAGTAHALSGVAGSLPLTAACVLAFGVMTPIMNAHSQSIWQAQVAPELQGRVFSVRRLIAQFTAPLSTALAGLLAARVGAGSILLWTGVLMAVLATAQLLNPHLRRVEDPLPEAPPLTA from the coding sequence ATGACGCTGCCGCCTGTTGCCCCCCTGCCCGACCCGCCCGCCCTGTCGGACGCGGCGCGCTGGCGGACGTTCCTGTGGCTGTGGGGGTCGCAGGCGCTGAGTGTGCTGGGGGGCGGCCTGAGTGCGTTTGCCATGAACATCTACCTGACGCAGTCACGTTTTCCGCTGGAGGCGCAGAAGCCGGAGCTGGCGGCGGCGCTGGCCCTGACCGGGCTGGGGTGGGGCGCGGCGGCGATCCTGGGGGCGCCGCTGGCGGGGGCGCTGGCGGACCGCTGGAACCGGCGGCGCATGATGATCACCTGCGACCTGCTGGGGGCGCTGCTGCTGGTGCTGGGCGTGCTGATGGTCACGCTGGGCACGCCGCCCGTGTGGCTGCTGACGCTGTTCACGGCGGGGCTGGGTCTGGTCGGTACGTTTCACGGGTCGGCGTTCGACACGAGTTACTCGTCGCTGGTCACGCGGGACCGCCTGCCGCGCGCGAACGGCCTGATGCAGACCCTCTGGAGCCTGTCCGGGCTGCTGAGTCCGGCGCTGGCGGCGCTGCTGATCGGACTGCCAGCCCTGGCGCGGCAGGGAGAGGTGCCCCTTCTGGCGGGGGCGCTGGCGGGCCTGCCGGACGGCGTGGCGCTGGCGCTGGGGATCGACGCGGCGTCGTTCCTGCTGGCGGCGCTGGTGGTGTCGCGCCTGCACTGGCCGCAACCACACCGCCGGGACGGGGGGAGCGCGCGGCCCTCGCTGGCGCAGGACATGCGCTTCGGGTGGTCGTTCATCGGGCGGCGGCCCGCGCTGCTGCACCTGCTGCTGACCTTCGCGGGCGTGAACCTGCTGACCAGCGGCGTGGGCGTCCTGCATCCGCTGCTGGTGCGGTTCACGCTGGGCGTCCCGGCCGACGGGACCGCCGCGGCCCTGGCGACCGTCTGGACGGCCCTGAGTGCCGGGGGCCTGCTGGGCGGCCTGCTGGTCAGCGTGACGGGCGGCCTGAAGCGGCGGCGGGTGCTGGGCGTGCTGCTGCCCATGATCGCCGCCGGGACTGCGCACGCCCTGAGCGGCGTGGCGGGCAGCCTGCCGCTGACGGCCGCGTGCGTGCTGGCTTTCGGGGTGATGACGCCGATCATGAACGCGCACTCGCAGAGCATCTGGCAGGCGCAGGTCGCGCCGGAACTGCAGGGCCGGGTGTTCAGCGTGCGCCGCCTGATCGCGCAGTTCACCGCGCCGCTCAGTACCGCGCTGGCCGGGCTGCTCGCCGCGCGGGTGGGGGCCGGGTCGATCCTGCTGTGGACCGGAGTGCTGATGGCCGTCCTGGCGACCGCGCAACTCCTGAACCCGCACCTGCGCCGCGTGGAGGACCCGCTGCCCGAAGCGCCGCCCCTGACGGCGTGA
- the glmU gene encoding bifunctional UDP-N-acetylglucosamine diphosphorylase/glucosamine-1-phosphate N-acetyltransferase GlmU — translation MTDTNRPLDVVILAAGQGTRMKSSLPKVLHPVAGRPMVAWAVKAAQELGARNVVVVTGHGAGAVEAALAGSGVVFARQEQQLGTGHAFLAGMDALDDHREADVLVLYGDTPLLRTETLRDLLADHRARSGAFTVLTGVLPDATGYGRIIRDAQGNVERIVEQKDATPEERAVGEFNSGVYLMDARANELAHRITNENASGEYYLTDLLGLYRAEGAEAHAFRLNDPDEVMGANDRTGLAEAENIIRARITQAHMRAGVTIHMPETVYIEDTVVLGRDVTLEPGVILRGATRVADGAQIGAYSVVTDSVLEGGVIVKPHSVLEGAQVGARSDVGPFARLRPGTVLGEAVHIGNFVETKNARLAQGVKAGHLAYLGDVSIGDETNVGAGTIIANFDGVNKHPSRIGAGVFIGSNSTIVAPRVIGDAAFIAGGSTVHDDVPEGALAVARGKQRNLEGWSHRYWTGLREKVQTKLPWLAGWLDRQD, via the coding sequence ATGACTGATACGAACCGTCCGCTGGACGTGGTGATCCTGGCCGCCGGTCAGGGCACGCGCATGAAATCCTCGCTGCCGAAGGTGCTGCACCCGGTCGCGGGCCGCCCGATGGTCGCGTGGGCCGTGAAGGCCGCGCAGGAACTGGGCGCGCGCAACGTGGTCGTCGTGACCGGGCACGGGGCCGGGGCGGTCGAGGCGGCCCTGGCCGGGAGCGGCGTGGTGTTCGCGCGCCAGGAGCAGCAGCTGGGCACCGGGCACGCGTTCCTGGCGGGCATGGACGCCCTCGACGACCACCGGGAGGCGGACGTGCTGGTGCTGTACGGCGACACGCCGCTGCTGCGCACCGAGACGCTGCGCGACCTGCTGGCCGACCACCGCGCGCGCAGTGGGGCGTTCACGGTCCTGACCGGCGTGCTGCCGGACGCGACCGGGTACGGCCGGATCATCCGGGACGCGCAGGGGAACGTGGAACGCATCGTGGAGCAGAAGGACGCCACGCCCGAGGAACGCGCCGTGGGTGAATTCAACTCCGGCGTGTACCTGATGGACGCCCGCGCGAACGAACTGGCGCACCGCATCACGAACGAGAACGCCAGCGGCGAGTACTACCTGACGGACCTGCTGGGCCTGTACCGCGCCGAGGGGGCCGAGGCGCACGCCTTCCGCCTGAACGACCCGGACGAGGTCATGGGCGCCAACGACCGCACCGGGCTGGCCGAGGCCGAGAACATCATCCGGGCGCGCATCACGCAGGCGCACATGCGGGCCGGGGTGACCATCCACATGCCGGAGACGGTGTACATCGAGGACACGGTCGTGCTGGGCCGCGACGTGACCCTGGAACCCGGCGTGATCCTGCGCGGCGCCACGCGCGTCGCGGACGGCGCCCAGATCGGCGCGTACTCGGTGGTCACGGACAGCGTGCTGGAAGGGGGCGTGATCGTGAAGCCGCACAGCGTGCTGGAAGGCGCGCAGGTGGGTGCGCGCAGTGACGTGGGGCCGTTCGCGCGCCTGCGCCCCGGCACGGTGCTGGGCGAGGCGGTGCACATCGGGAACTTCGTGGAGACCAAGAACGCCCGTCTCGCGCAGGGCGTGAAGGCCGGGCACCTCGCGTACCTGGGCGACGTGAGCATCGGCGACGAGACGAACGTGGGGGCCGGGACCATCATCGCGAACTTCGACGGCGTGAACAAACACCCCAGCCGCATCGGGGCCGGCGTGTTCATCGGCAGTAACTCCACCATCGTCGCGCCCCGCGTGATCGGGGACGCCGCCTTCATCGCGGGCGGCAGCACCGTCCACGACGACGTGCCCGAGGGCGCCCTGGCCGTCGCACGCGGCAAGCAACGCAACCTCGAAGGCTGGTCCCACCGCTACTGGACCGGCCTACGCGAGAAGGTGCAAACGAAACTGCCGTGGCTGGCCGGGTGGCTCGACCGGCAGGACTGA
- a CDS encoding prolipoprotein diacylglyceryl transferase: MDPVFLQIGSFTIAWYGVLITLGIVAGVWVGTKMARERGLNVDLFNDMILWMIIWGLVGARIVFVATSWHQFENTPFPRVLLDIVNLRQGGISIHGGLIGGILVMLYYARRKGMDFYRYADLCVPGVAFGIIGGRIGNIMNGTDTVGRVTGWAVGYRWPDSARAFHEGMCIKNPNPDLDLSQYCQQIGGQIVMTAPVHYTQMYGVIIGVILSVASYFWLRSRIPGWAFWQFWLWYSVLRAGWEETFRLNPLSPKAYLNQGLDAPGIGLFTDTHVISIPLILVSIWMLVRLRRQGAPAAAPADTTLKPS, encoded by the coding sequence ATGGATCCTGTATTTCTTCAGATAGGCAGTTTCACGATTGCCTGGTATGGCGTGCTGATCACGCTCGGCATCGTGGCAGGCGTGTGGGTCGGCACGAAAATGGCGCGCGAACGCGGCCTGAACGTGGACCTGTTCAACGACATGATTCTCTGGATGATCATCTGGGGCCTGGTGGGCGCGCGGATCGTGTTCGTGGCGACCTCCTGGCACCAGTTCGAGAACACGCCGTTCCCGCGCGTGCTGCTGGACATCGTGAACCTCCGGCAGGGCGGCATCAGCATTCACGGCGGCCTGATCGGCGGGATTCTGGTCATGCTGTACTACGCGCGGCGCAAGGGCATGGACTTCTACCGTTACGCGGACCTGTGCGTGCCCGGCGTGGCGTTCGGGATCATCGGTGGGCGCATCGGGAACATCATGAACGGCACGGACACCGTGGGCCGCGTGACCGGCTGGGCCGTCGGGTACCGCTGGCCCGACAGCGCCCGCGCGTTCCACGAGGGCATGTGCATCAAGAACCCCAACCCGGACCTGGACCTCTCGCAGTACTGCCAGCAGATCGGCGGGCAGATCGTCATGACCGCCCCCGTGCACTACACGCAGATGTACGGCGTGATCATCGGCGTGATCCTGTCGGTCGCGTCGTACTTCTGGCTGCGTAGCCGCATTCCCGGCTGGGCGTTCTGGCAGTTCTGGCTGTGGTACTCGGTGCTGCGCGCCGGGTGGGAGGAAACTTTCCGCCTGAACCCCCTGTCGCCCAAAGCGTACCTGAACCAGGGTCTGGACGCCCCCGGCATCGGCCTGTTCACGGACACGCACGTGATCAGCATTCCGCTGATCCTGGTCAGCATCTGGATGCTGGTGCGCCTGCGCCGCCAGGGTGCGCCTGCCGCTGCGCCGGCCGACACGACCCTCAAACCTTCCTGA